In Phacochoerus africanus isolate WHEZ1 chromosome 14, ROS_Pafr_v1, whole genome shotgun sequence, one genomic interval encodes:
- the CA4 gene encoding carbonic anhydrase 4, with translation MWLLLALLVLAAARPWARAESHWCYQTQVEPSNFTCLGPDKWGSSCQKDNQSPINIATAKAQVDPKLGDFHFSGYDTKQKWAIQNNGHSVMVLLEDKATISGGGLAARYRAKQLHLHWSNMLDMGSEHSFDGERFAMEMHIVHEKESGTSKNKNQDHKDDIAVLAFMVEAGCKKNNNFQPLVEALTYIPRPNMNTMMNQSFSISDLLPKKESLKHYFRYLGSLTTPDCDEKVVWTVFQEPIQLHENQILTFSEKLYYDKEQKVSMTDNIRPLQPRGQRQVFKSQAPGQLLPLPLPTLLAPVLTCLVAVFLP, from the exons AGTCACACTGGTGCTACCAGACTCAAGTTGAGCCCTCCAACTTCACCTGCTTGG gGCCAGACAAGTGGGGCAGTAGCTGCCAGAAGGACAACCAGTCCCCCATCAACATTGCCACTGCCAAGGCACAGGTGGACCCAAAGCTGGGAGACTTCCACTTCTCCGGCTACGACACGAAGCAGAAGTGGGCTATCCAAAACAACGGGCACTCGG TGATGGTGTTGCTGGAGGACAAGGCCACGATTTCTGGAGGAGGACTGGCAGCCCGGTACCGGGCCAAGCAGCTGCACCTGCACTGGTCCAATATGCTGGATATGGGCTCAGAGCACAGCTTCGATGGGGAACGGTTCGCCATGGAG ATGCACATCGTGCATGAGAAAGAGAGTGGTACATCCAAGAACAAGAACCAGGACCACAAGGACGACATCGCAGTGCTGGCCTTCATGGTGGAG GCCGGatgcaagaaaaataataacttccAGCCCCTGGTGGAGGCGCTGACCTACATCCCGAGACCTA ATATGAATACCATGATGAACCAGAGCTTCAGCATCTCAGACCTGCTCCCCAAGAAGGAGAGCCTGAAGCACTACTTCCGCTATCTGGGCTCCCTCACCACACCAGACTGCGACGAGAAGGTGGTCTGGACAGTGTTCCAGGAGCCCATCCAGCTCCACGAGAACCAG ATCCTCACATTCTCCGAGAAGCTATACTACGACAAAGAGCAGAAAGTGTCAATGACAGACAACATCAGGCCCCTGCAGCCCCGGGGACAGCGCCAGGTTTTCAAGTCCCAGGCTCCAGGACAGCTGCTTCCGCTGCCGCTGCCCACCCTGCTGGCACCCGTGCTCACCTGCCTGGTGGCAGTCTTCCTCCCCTGA